Part of the Stackebrandtia endophytica genome is shown below.
CAAGGATCGCGACGAGTTTCTGAGGCGGATGCACGAGCTGTGGGCCGAGTTTCACGACAGGCAGGACCCCGACGGGGAACGCCTGTCGATCATGTGGAGTCACATCTCCATGTCGGATTAGGTCGTCAGATACTTCACCAGCCAGCCGACCCAGGCGGTACCGACCTTGAGTCCGTTGTCCCTGCTGCTGAATCCATGTCCTTCCTCGATCAGCAGGTACTCCACCTCACGGTCCAACTCGCGCAGTCGGTCGACGATGGCGTCGGAATGCCGTTGCGCGACTCGGACGTCGTGGACGCCCTGCACCACCAGCAGCGGTGCGGTGATCCGGTCGGCATGAGTCAGCGGGCTGTGGGCACGTAGTCGGTCGAGGTCCGCGGGGTCGTCGACGTCCCCGATCCACTCCTTCACTCTGGCGCGCCAGTACGGCGGCACCAACGTGGCGTCCATGACCAGATCGCTCGGGCCGAACAGGTCGACCCCGCAGCGCCACAGGTTCGGCAACTGCGTGAGGCATGCCAATGTGGCCAGTCCTCCGTATGAGGCACCGCAGACTCCCAGACGGTTGGTGTCGACCCAATCGAGGGTGTCCAGATGGGCGACACCTCTCTCAACGTCTTTGATGTCGCCACCACACCAGTCGCGGTACACCGAACGTTGGAAGGCCGATCCGTAGCCGCTGGAGCCGCGGACGTTCGGAGCGAATACGCCGATGCCCGCGCCGAGGAGAGCCTGTGTGATGGGGTCGAATTCGTTCGCGTGCCGATGCTCGGGTCCACCGTGCAGGTAGACCACCATCGGAACCGGGCCGCTTGCCCCCTGTGGACGGTACATGAAGGCCTGTACTGGCAAACCGTCGTGACCGGCATACTCGATGGCTTCGGGTTCGACCAGGTTTCGCACCTCCAGTCCCCGAGCACAGTCGGTGACCTGCCGGACCGTGTCCTGTCGGGTGTCGAGAAGGTGAAGTTCGGGGGGCGCAGTGGCGCTGGATACGAGCGCCAGCAGCCGATCCTCGTCGATGAAGGTCAGCGCTCCGCCGCCCAGTCCGAGTTCTTCGCAGGCCGATCCCGACGGGGCTCGGTCGAGCCGACGAACGTCACCACCGTCGGAGCCTCCCGTGTAGATGTCGGAACCGCCGTCAACCGTCACACCCCAGGCCAGCCGGTTTCCCGACGGTGACACCGCCACGTAAACCACTTCGTTGTCGGGACGGTGGAACCAGGTCAGGTCGCCGGAGCCGACATCGAGTCGGGCGAGACCAAGAAGGTCACCACCATACTCTGTGGACACGAACACGGCGGAGCCGTCGGCGGACCAACCGCCGGGCAACCATTTGGCCCGTCCGGGTGGGGTGATGCGGCGGTTGTGCCCGGTGTCGACGTCGTGGACGTAGAGAGTGTGATCGGTGTTCTGGTGCACCTTCATGATGAGCAGCCGCGAACCGTCAGGCGACCAGTACATCGGGTAGTACCGGTCGTCACCGGTGAGGACGGTTCGAGTCCGCCCGGTGTGCAGATCGCGGATCATCACATCGAAGACTTCGGGGTCACGTTGGTTGCTGCTGTATGCGATAAGTCGGGAATCGGGACTGTAAGGCTGTGTTCCGCTGCCGTAGGGGGTGCCGAACTCGAATCGAGCGCCCGGCGCCTCCAGGCACCAGGTGGTCTCACCCGAGCCGGCGTCCACTTCGATGAGCCGGTAGTTCTCGGCCCCCAGCGGATCGACGCTTACCAGGATCGCGTCGCCGTCGGGACGCCAGACACAGCGAGACGGGGTGCCCGAACCGGTCGGCAACAGTGAGGCGACTGATCCGTCGAGCTGCTCACGCCACAGCCCGAGACCGTCGCCCGGATCCTTCACCACCGCCACCTCCGAACCGTCCGGATGAGGCGATACGTCCGCCAAACGAATGGGACCCAACAGATCGGCCAGGGTTACCGAGGGATTCATGATCACGCCCACCTAAGTGATTGCATTTTTCGAAATCAGTCGTGAGTCACGCTAACAGGTCGCAGGATTGAGCGCCACCGCGACGATCATGCGGGCTCCGGCACCAAGTCGGCCAGTGCCCGCCAGTCCGATCGGCCTTGCGACAGCAGTGATCGGACCAGTCGATGTCCATCCACCGAGACGATGTCGATAAGGCACGGGCACCGTGACAACGGAATCGAGTTCATCGAACACAGGCATATCCCCGCCAGTTGCAGGGCCCGACCGACCAGAACCAACTCGCTCGTTCCCGGCAGCGGAACTCGCTGAGCCAGTGCGAGCACGAGCTCCTTTTCATGGTCGTCGGCGAGGCGATCGAAACCGTCCGCCAGCACCCTGCCGGCGGCGTTGCGAGCATTGAGCATCGCACGCGCCAGCTTCGCCAGATGGTCACAGCGCATCGCCGATTGCGAGGTCACCAGCTCAAACGACCGGCCGACATGATGTCGCGCCACCTCAAAGATCTGGTCCCGGCTGACGGTCAGGAAGTTGCCGGCCTGACTCACCGCATGCCCCACCGGATCCTCTTGGGCGTCCGACCACACCAGTCGAGTCGGACGCCGCTGCCGTGGCACCCCGGCCGGTGGCACCCAGTCAGGTTCGGCGATCGCCGGGCCCACCGTCGACTCGTCGTCCCCCTCCGGCAAGGGGCGACGATGGAAACGACATGCCTCAACCGGTGGTGTGACGATGTTTCGACATGGCCCACGTCCACGCATACGGGCTCGACCACACCTCGTCCGCTCGTCAATGGCCTTCCCGACTCCCGCCGCCTCGTCACCTCCCGGTAGCCGTGGTAGACCAGGATGGTGATGACAGGCTTCGGAAGGGTCCTTGACGGGATTTCGACATGGCCCGGGAACGCGCCTGCGCGGTCGACGGCACTTGATGCCTCGACCACCCACTCCTGCTCCAGCCATCCCCCATCGTGATCATGCGATCACACCGGTGTCCAGACCATCGAGTTGTCGGATACGTGATTGACCATCGCCCTCCATGTGGCTACGTCCTTCCGGTGACCCGGTAGATCGGTCAGAGCGGCTGATGTCGGAGGGCCTTGCTAGAGTTCGCGCCCATGCGCATCGTGGAACGAGGAAACGGACGCCCCGTCGTGTTGATCCATGGATTCGGGGTGGATCATCGGGTTCTCATGTCGCTGGATCCCGTGTTCGAAGCACATGGTGACTGGCACCGACTCTATGTGGACCTTCCTGGGACGGCTGGGACGCCGGTGGGCGATGTCGCGTCGAGCGAGCAACTGGTCGCCTTCGTCCGGCAGGCCATCACCGACAGGCTTGGCGACCAACCGTTCGCCCTGGTGGGCAACTCCTACGGCGGCATGGTCGCCCGACGGCTCGCACATGACTTCGGCGATCAGGTGCGGGGACTGGCGGTCATCGCCGGGGTGATGATCGCCGACCACAGTAGGCGCACCGTGCCGGAGAAGACCGTTCTGCGAGAGCAGCCGGACCTGTTCGATACCGATCCCGATGCGGCGGCTCAATATGCCGGCGAGGCGGTGGTCCAGTCGCGGGCCGGGTTCGAGGCCTTCTGCAAGTATGTGAAGCCCGGATTGGACACTGTGGATCAGTCTGCGCTGGAGGAGATCGCCCAGCACTACTCGCTGGATTCCGAGCCTGAAGACGACGCCTCCCAGCCGTTCGACCGACCGACGCTGTTCCTCTGTGGTCGACAGGACAACGTGGTGGGCTATCACGATGCATTGACCAGGATCGAGCACTACTCCCGCGGTTCATATGTCGTGCTCGACGCCGCCGGCCACATGGTGCACCTCGAACAGCCGGAACTGACCGCCACCGCCGTCACCGAATGGCTCGATCGGTTGGTCGCCAACGGCTTCTGAAACCGTACCGCGAGAGGCTTGGACTACCCGGATGCAAACTGTTTTGCCACACCGTGACCTGTGATTTCCCCGAGGAAGAAATGTCGGGGGCGGCGGTTAGAGTGCGCGGGTGACTCAACCCACCCCGTACCGTGTCATCGCCGCAGCCGAGGCCGAGGAACGCTTCTCGGTCTCGGCCGAGGTCAACTATCCGTATCAGAAGTTCACCGACGAGCAGGAGATCCGTCTCCACCAAGGGGATCTGCGCATCACCGGTGACTTCGAGTCCGAATCGGACGTCGACTGGCTCGGTTACAACACCATCGTCGACGGCGACCTCGTCGTC
Proteins encoded:
- a CDS encoding S9 family peptidase; amino-acid sequence: MNPSVTLADLLGPIRLADVSPHPDGSEVAVVKDPGDGLGLWREQLDGSVASLLPTGSGTPSRCVWRPDGDAILVSVDPLGAENYRLIEVDAGSGETTWCLEAPGARFEFGTPYGSGTQPYSPDSRLIAYSSNQRDPEVFDVMIRDLHTGRTRTVLTGDDRYYPMYWSPDGSRLLIMKVHQNTDHTLYVHDVDTGHNRRITPPGRAKWLPGGWSADGSAVFVSTEYGGDLLGLARLDVGSGDLTWFHRPDNEVVYVAVSPSGNRLAWGVTVDGGSDIYTGGSDGGDVRRLDRAPSGSACEELGLGGGALTFIDEDRLLALVSSATAPPELHLLDTRQDTVRQVTDCARGLEVRNLVEPEAIEYAGHDGLPVQAFMYRPQGASGPVPMVVYLHGGPEHRHANEFDPITQALLGAGIGVFAPNVRGSSGYGSAFQRSVYRDWCGGDIKDVERGVAHLDTLDWVDTNRLGVCGASYGGLATLACLTQLPNLWRCGVDLFGPSDLVMDATLVPPYWRARVKEWIGDVDDPADLDRLRAHSPLTHADRITAPLLVVQGVHDVRVAQRHSDAIVDRLRELDREVEYLLIEEGHGFSSRDNGLKVGTAWVGWLVKYLTT
- a CDS encoding alpha/beta fold hydrolase, giving the protein MRIVERGNGRPVVLIHGFGVDHRVLMSLDPVFEAHGDWHRLYVDLPGTAGTPVGDVASSEQLVAFVRQAITDRLGDQPFALVGNSYGGMVARRLAHDFGDQVRGLAVIAGVMIADHSRRTVPEKTVLREQPDLFDTDPDAAAQYAGEAVVQSRAGFEAFCKYVKPGLDTVDQSALEEIAQHYSLDSEPEDDASQPFDRPTLFLCGRQDNVVGYHDALTRIEHYSRGSYVVLDAAGHMVHLEQPELTATAVTEWLDRLVANGF